One Calditrichota bacterium genomic region harbors:
- a CDS encoding STAS domain-containing protein, with amino-acid sequence MELSTEKQGVYTAVNIDDTRIDVQNATQIRTYLLNLIAEGNQNIVVDLKHVTFIDSSGLGALVYALREAKMNGGDVKISNLKSQVQSIFKVTRLNKIFNIIDLPED; translated from the coding sequence ATGGAACTTTCCACTGAAAAGCAGGGAGTTTACACAGCGGTCAACATTGATGATACCCGAATTGATGTGCAAAATGCAACCCAGATCAGGACTTACCTGCTGAACCTAATTGCCGAGGGAAATCAGAACATTGTTGTCGATCTAAAACATGTCACATTTATTGATAGTTCAGGGCTGGGTGCTTTGGTTTATGCCCTTCGGGAAGCGAAAATGAACGGCGGGGATGTCAAAATTTCCAATCTGAAGTCTCAGGTCCAATCCATATTTAAGGTTACCCGGTTAAACAAGATTTTCAATATCATTGACTTGCCTGAAGATTGA
- a CDS encoding response regulator, which yields MTHYRPVVAIVGNQKEEVEKIYSLLGAPRYRVWKLTSGEELLSLVRNERVDVVIMDYFLQDMKVPLSIEKIKGIDRNIRIIIMIEKPSEYLERSARMQGISFFAIKPNDLKYIRDAVRTAILSRQRQNYLIRKNEPQVA from the coding sequence ATGACTCACTATCGGCCAGTGGTTGCTATTGTTGGCAATCAAAAAGAAGAAGTGGAAAAAATCTATTCTTTATTGGGTGCTCCCAGATATCGGGTTTGGAAGCTGACGTCGGGGGAGGAATTGCTGAGTTTGGTCAGGAATGAACGTGTGGATGTGGTGATTATGGATTATTTTTTACAGGATATGAAGGTCCCCCTGTCCATTGAAAAAATTAAGGGTATTGACCGAAATATCCGAATAATTATAATGATAGAAAAGCCTTCCGAATACCTGGAACGGTCGGCCAGGATGCAGGGGATTTCATTTTTTGCAATTAAACCGAATGATCTGAAATATATTCGCGATGCTGTTCGGACAGCCATTTTGAGTCGTCAGAGGCAAAATTATTTAATTCGTAAAAATGAACCACAAGTTGCCTGA
- a CDS encoding methyl-accepting chemotaxis protein encodes MRKRSFKQEMGMLLGMNLIGFFVLAIIYWTGYYYLFNHSHEVAKIGWFLFLMFIYMGFQYALFRKYVDRILIPLQDFYQVLSNIQKGNYDLMLQESDIIEINELAQLINGMIAYFNNFIKNLQRMAVGDLDIQFQENGALNHSLEAVVVNYKELLNGIKTAIQQMNEAAEETSSATQQLSSGINEQASSANEMDASVEEMSQTAQSIASTAEKLKESTDQVYGLVEIGRAMLESHRKEMEQTKEIAKENQKTVAALIENIRKIEGIFHRITDIATETKMLSLNASIEAIKAGEEGKGFSAVAIEIRKLAENILHFTNEVHSVVTMTNNSVNEVKITSGKTESEIDHIYQQSIELDDRFGKIDEETSEIVKVSQFLSEASSQQKIATLEMTKAIQEASVTLKESAKSATSIANSMRQLRDFIDHYTEEVNSYFINKGNVHHEIIQN; translated from the coding sequence ATGAGAAAGAGATCGTTTAAACAGGAAATGGGGATGCTCCTGGGGATGAATCTGATCGGCTTTTTTGTTTTGGCCATTATTTACTGGACGGGTTATTACTATCTGTTCAACCACAGCCATGAAGTAGCCAAGATTGGCTGGTTCTTGTTCCTGATGTTCATTTATATGGGATTTCAATATGCCCTCTTTCGAAAATATGTTGACCGAATTTTAATCCCTTTGCAGGATTTTTATCAGGTGCTCAGCAACATCCAAAAGGGAAACTATGATCTGATGCTTCAGGAATCAGATATCATTGAAATTAACGAATTGGCACAACTCATTAATGGAATGATTGCCTATTTCAATAATTTCATTAAGAATTTGCAGCGAATGGCCGTAGGGGACCTGGATATTCAATTTCAGGAAAATGGTGCTCTCAATCATTCGCTTGAGGCGGTGGTTGTAAATTACAAGGAGCTGTTGAATGGAATAAAAACTGCGATTCAGCAAATGAACGAGGCGGCAGAAGAGACCTCTTCGGCCACACAGCAATTGTCCAGCGGCATTAATGAACAGGCAAGTAGTGCCAATGAGATGGATGCCTCTGTGGAGGAAATGTCGCAAACCGCTCAAAGCATTGCCAGTACCGCCGAGAAGCTTAAAGAATCGACCGATCAGGTTTATGGCCTGGTCGAAATAGGGCGGGCCATGCTGGAAAGTCACCGGAAAGAAATGGAACAGACAAAAGAAATTGCCAAAGAAAATCAAAAAACGGTGGCCGCCCTGATTGAAAATATCCGGAAAATCGAAGGGATTTTTCATCGGATTACGGATATTGCCACGGAAACCAAAATGCTGTCACTGAATGCGTCTATTGAGGCTATCAAAGCGGGCGAAGAGGGTAAGGGATTCTCCGCCGTGGCGATTGAAATTCGAAAATTGGCGGAAAATATTCTGCATTTTACAAATGAGGTTCATTCGGTTGTAACCATGACAAATAATTCCGTCAATGAAGTCAAAATAACATCGGGTAAAACGGAAAGCGAAATTGATCATATTTATCAGCAATCTATTGAGCTGGATGATCGGTTCGGAAAAATTGACGAGGAAACCAGTGAAATTGTGAAAGTGTCTCAATTCTTGTCGGAGGCGTCCAGTCAACAAAAAATTGCCACGCTGGAAATGACAAAAGCAATTCAGGAGGCGTCGGTCACACTAAAGGAATCGGCAAAAAGCGCTACAAGTATTGCAAATTCGATGCGACAGTTGCGGGATTTTATTGACCACTATACGGAAGAAGTGAATTCATATTTTATTAACAAAGGAAATGTGCACCATGAAATTATCCAAAATTAG
- a CDS encoding SpoIIE family protein phosphatase — protein sequence MALDIKMVFDEIFQHRETVRVLNSVCRMNRLSAKILNTHGSVLWTFPENVSDGDPATYPVTYQDILLGELQLQPQTGKTKRKSLLDKAAEALHQILQLCMANEYELENLSEEILDKYEEINLLFEMSESLGAIFELQLIYEILLDKIVQALDVKKASILSYDETNDRLVLEASRGLPNEIIKIVVPIEGTVSGYVLRRGAPLLVEDIGHLPQEIHPNVEGRYSSFGFISVPMLCSPVKVRDKRIGVINVTDRRDGRPFSTNDLMLLNSISSIAAISIYNAHLIEELKDTERVHRELEIAETIQMSLLPSQPPSVAGLDIYGDCKTAKNVGGDYFDYFKNEQGCVDMIIADVSGHSIGSALMMAISRSVMRSVIQQEHSVADILKQTNHLLFPDLDRAGLFISLFLGRYNPQTRWFSYGNAGHPPLLVYKAATKEVIELDAEGMIIGILDQMDFEEKNIRLDVGDIIVFYTDGIMEAVNPYKEQFGLDRLAEIIKIFHDESARDIVHNLYNQLDIFVNRKEQEDDVTVIVAKVTE from the coding sequence ATGGCTCTGGATATCAAAATGGTTTTTGATGAGATTTTTCAACACAGGGAAACGGTTCGAGTGTTGAATTCGGTTTGTCGAATGAACCGCCTGTCTGCAAAAATTCTGAATACCCATGGTTCGGTTTTGTGGACCTTCCCCGAAAATGTGTCCGATGGTGATCCCGCCACATACCCGGTTACCTATCAGGATATCCTGCTTGGCGAATTACAGTTGCAACCCCAGACTGGAAAAACAAAACGAAAATCCTTATTGGATAAGGCGGCCGAAGCACTGCACCAAATTCTTCAATTGTGCATGGCCAATGAGTATGAGCTTGAAAATTTATCAGAAGAAATTCTGGATAAGTATGAAGAAATCAATCTCCTGTTTGAAATGAGTGAATCGCTGGGGGCCATCTTCGAGCTTCAATTGATTTATGAAATTCTCCTGGATAAAATTGTTCAGGCACTGGATGTCAAAAAGGCCAGTATTCTCAGCTATGATGAAACCAATGATCGGCTTGTGCTGGAAGCTTCCCGCGGGCTGCCGAATGAAATTATTAAAATTGTTGTGCCGATTGAAGGAACCGTCAGCGGGTATGTGCTCAGGAGAGGGGCTCCGCTTCTTGTTGAGGATATTGGTCATTTGCCGCAAGAGATCCATCCGAATGTAGAGGGGAGATATTCCAGCTTCGGATTTATTTCCGTTCCTATGCTGTGTTCGCCCGTAAAGGTAAGGGATAAACGAATAGGGGTTATCAATGTAACGGATCGACGGGATGGCCGCCCGTTCTCCACGAATGATTTAATGCTTTTAAACAGTATTTCCTCCATTGCCGCAATATCCATTTATAATGCCCATCTTATTGAGGAACTAAAAGATACCGAGCGCGTTCACCGGGAACTGGAAATCGCCGAAACCATCCAGATGAGTTTGTTGCCGTCACAGCCGCCATCCGTTGCCGGACTGGATATTTACGGGGATTGTAAAACGGCCAAAAATGTGGGGGGGGATTATTTTGATTATTTCAAGAATGAACAGGGCTGTGTAGACATGATTATTGCCGATGTCTCCGGGCACAGCATCGGATCGGCTCTGATGATGGCCATTTCCAGAAGCGTGATGCGATCGGTTATTCAACAGGAACATTCAGTGGCCGACATTTTGAAGCAAACCAACCACCTTCTTTTCCCGGATTTGGATCGTGCGGGCCTGTTTATTTCCTTGTTTTTGGGGCGGTACAATCCGCAAACCCGCTGGTTTAGTTATGGAAATGCCGGACATCCTCCCCTGTTGGTTTACAAAGCGGCCACCAAAGAGGTTATTGAGTTGGATGCCGAGGGAATGATCATCGGCATTCTGGATCAAATGGATTTTGAAGAAAAGAACATACGTTTGGATGTGGGAGATATCATCGTTTTTTATACAGACGGAATTATGGAAGCGGTCAATCCGTACAAGGAGCAATTTGGCCTGGATCGTCTTGCAGAAATTATCAAGATCTTCCACGATGAATCAGCCAGAGATATCGTCCATAATCTTTATAATCAACTGGATATCTTTGTAAATCGAAAAGAACAGGAAGATGATGTGACCGTTATCGTTGCCAAAGTGACCGAATGA
- a CDS encoding ATP-binding protein — protein MEKFKIDVSFSGKRENIRIVSIGVHDLLQQLLPNQEKFVQDMELCLTEGLSNVLFHAHQNDSRKKIRFQIIIENECVTIRIFDSGPGFLFDPKTVQLPGSGQSGGRGLFIISRLMDEVEYKMNRKINYLQITKRLNKWKEE, from the coding sequence ATGGAAAAATTCAAGATAGATGTATCTTTTTCGGGGAAACGGGAAAATATTCGAATAGTCAGTATTGGAGTGCACGATTTACTCCAACAACTCTTGCCGAATCAGGAAAAATTTGTCCAGGATATGGAGCTGTGCCTGACCGAAGGCCTGTCGAATGTCCTGTTTCATGCCCATCAAAATGATTCAAGAAAAAAGATACGCTTTCAAATTATTATTGAGAATGAATGCGTAACGATCCGGATTTTCGATTCTGGCCCTGGTTTTTTATTTGATCCCAAAACCGTGCAGCTCCCAGGGAGTGGTCAAAGCGGAGGGCGGGGACTCTTTATTATTTCACGGCTAATGGATGAGGTTGAGTATAAAATGAACCGGAAGATAAATTATTTGCAGATTACCAAACGCCTCAATAAGTGGAAGGAAGAATAG